Proteins encoded within one genomic window of Fibrobacterota bacterium:
- the atpE gene encoding F0F1 ATP synthase subunit C, protein MALESASMGFLSAGIGAGLAAIGAGIGIGRLAGSALEGIARQPEAVGVLRTTMLIAAALVEGVALFAQVICLIVAFKT, encoded by the coding sequence ATGGCTTTGGAATCCGCAAGCATGGGCTTTCTCTCCGCCGGCATCGGCGCCGGCCTCGCCGCCATCGGCGCGGGCATCGGCATCGGCCGCTTGGCCGGTTCGGCCTTGGAGGGCATCGCCCGCCAGCCCGAAGCCGTCGGCGTTCTGCGCACCACCATGTTGATCGCGGCCGCCCTCGTGGAAGGCGTAGCCCTGTTCGCGCAGGTGATCTGCCTCATCGTCGCGTTTAAGACCTAA
- the atpF gene encoding F0F1 ATP synthase subunit B has product MGSELSGLQLAQADEASAHTETAAGGHGAASSLPPFLQFDPGVWIWTILVFVVLLLILRKMAWKPIITSIEERDKTIKDSLDQAARIQEETKRLTEEQNRILAAARSEANTLLQSSRQAADELRRKLEQSAQEEKARIVASAQTEIEASKRAAMSELRKTTAELSIQIAEKLIQSNLDEPKSRALVDKLINEVSAN; this is encoded by the coding sequence ATGGGCTCCGAACTATCCGGGCTCCAATTGGCGCAGGCCGACGAGGCCTCGGCGCATACAGAAACGGCCGCAGGCGGTCATGGAGCGGCGTCCAGCTTGCCCCCGTTCCTGCAATTCGATCCCGGCGTGTGGATCTGGACCATCCTGGTGTTCGTGGTCTTGTTGCTGATCCTGCGCAAGATGGCCTGGAAGCCGATTATCACTTCCATCGAAGAGCGGGACAAGACCATCAAGGACAGCCTTGATCAGGCCGCCCGCATCCAGGAAGAGACCAAGCGCCTCACGGAAGAGCAGAATCGCATCCTGGCCGCCGCCCGCAGCGAGGCCAATACCCTGCTGCAATCCTCCCGTCAGGCCGCCGACGAGCTCCGCCGCAAGCTGGAGCAATCGGCCCAAGAGGAGAAGGCCCGCATCGTGGCCTCGGCCCAGACGGAGATCGAGGCGTCCAAGCGCGCCGCCATGTCCGAACTGCGCAAGACCACGGCTGAGCTCTCCATCCAGATCGCGGAGAAGCTGATCCAGTCGAACCTGGACGAACCCAAGTCGCGCGCCCTGGTCGATAAGCTCATCAACGAGGTCTCGGCCAACTGA